A genomic window from Gemmatimonadaceae bacterium includes:
- a CDS encoding heme o synthase, whose amino-acid sequence MTGPASAELRAEAPLAKDLIALTKPRIISLLLVTTVAPMYVAGVPTLSIVMLVMIGGYLMAGGANAVNMYIDRDIDDVMARTRLRPIPSGRMHPLAVLAFGVGLATAATFLLARFVNVLTAAMALAGFYFYVFIYTRWLKRSSPQNIVIGGAAGAFPPLVGWAAVAGRLDLTAWMLFLIVFYWTPPHFWALALNKQGDYGKAGVPMAPLVWGERETIDQMWWYSVLLVALTVLPVTWEAFGLFYLVSALLLGGLLLWGVWKVRVAEPSARAKPSWWVYGYSLLYLALLFVAMAVDRRVLG is encoded by the coding sequence ATGACCGGACCCGCGAGCGCCGAGCTGCGGGCCGAGGCCCCGCTGGCGAAGGACCTGATCGCCCTCACCAAGCCGCGGATCATCTCGCTGCTGCTGGTGACCACCGTCGCCCCGATGTATGTGGCGGGCGTGCCGACGCTGTCCATCGTGATGCTCGTGATGATCGGCGGCTACCTGATGGCTGGCGGCGCGAACGCGGTGAATATGTACATCGACCGCGACATCGACGACGTGATGGCGCGGACGCGGCTGCGGCCGATCCCCAGCGGACGGATGCACCCGCTGGCGGTGCTGGCCTTCGGGGTGGGGCTCGCGACGGCGGCCACGTTCCTGCTTGCGCGCTTCGTGAACGTGCTGACCGCGGCGATGGCGCTGGCCGGCTTCTACTTCTATGTGTTCATCTACACGCGCTGGCTCAAGCGCAGCTCGCCGCAGAACATCGTCATCGGCGGCGCGGCGGGGGCCTTCCCGCCGCTGGTGGGCTGGGCGGCAGTGGCGGGTCGGCTCGACCTCACGGCCTGGATGCTGTTCCTGATCGTGTTCTACTGGACGCCGCCGCACTTCTGGGCCCTCGCCCTGAACAAGCAGGGCGACTACGGCAAGGCCGGCGTCCCGATGGCCCCGCTGGTGTGGGGCGAACGCGAGACGATCGACCAGATGTGGTGGTACAGCGTGCTCTTGGTGGCGCTGACGGTGCTGCCGGTGACGTGGGAGGCCTTCGGGTTGTTCTATCTCGTCTCGGCGCTGCTGCTGGGCGGGCTATTGCTCTGGGGGGTGTGGAAGGTGCGCGTCGCGGAGCCGAGCGCCCGTGCCAAGCCTTCGTGGTGGGTGTACGGGTACTCGCTGCTGTATCTCGCGCTGCTGTTCGTGGCGATGGCGGTGGATCGGCGGGTGCTGGGGTAA
- a CDS encoding aminopeptidase P family protein gives MARPVADGALTMLTPQMLPAVQRALAEAGLDGWLVYDFRGLNPVAASVLGIKGMVTRRIFAWIPTVGTPQAITHAIEPGPWAAWPTEWPKHVYSAWRELEALLPTLVKGKRVAMEYAAGDAVPVVDRVPAGVIEMVRSAGADVVTSGELVTRFFAVWSDAEIASHRAHAELLRGFAHAAFARVGETIRAGTPIHEHEVMEWIQGQFAAHGLFTDHGPNVSASENAANPHYEPSAAHPRRIVKGDVLLIDLWATKQQPGAMWADQTYMAVVGTPSAKQQEVWATIRDARDAAIALLMRKLATGEAVQGREADAAARAVIEARGYGKYFTHRTGHSIDARGLHGMGPNLDDLETRDERQLLPGVGFSIEPGIYIPGEFGMRTEVNAYVGASGLVVTPGEYQRELVVL, from the coding sequence ATGGCGCGCCCAGTGGCGGACGGTGCGCTGACGATGCTGACGCCCCAGATGCTTCCCGCCGTGCAGCGCGCCCTCGCCGAGGCCGGCCTTGATGGCTGGCTCGTCTACGACTTCCGCGGCCTCAATCCCGTCGCCGCCTCGGTGCTCGGCATCAAGGGGATGGTCACGCGCCGGATCTTCGCGTGGATTCCCACGGTCGGTACGCCGCAGGCCATCACGCACGCCATCGAACCCGGCCCCTGGGCTGCGTGGCCCACGGAGTGGCCCAAGCACGTGTACTCCGCCTGGCGAGAGCTCGAGGCGCTGCTGCCCACGCTGGTGAAGGGCAAGCGCGTCGCGATGGAGTACGCGGCCGGCGATGCCGTGCCGGTGGTCGACCGCGTCCCAGCCGGTGTCATCGAGATGGTACGCAGTGCCGGCGCCGATGTCGTCACCAGCGGCGAACTCGTCACGCGATTCTTCGCCGTGTGGTCCGACGCCGAGATCGCCAGTCACCGGGCGCACGCCGAGCTGCTGCGCGGCTTCGCCCACGCCGCCTTCGCGCGCGTCGGCGAGACCATCCGTGCCGGCACGCCGATCCACGAGCACGAGGTGATGGAGTGGATCCAGGGCCAGTTTGCCGCCCACGGCCTGTTCACCGACCACGGCCCCAACGTCTCAGCCAGCGAGAACGCCGCCAACCCGCACTATGAGCCCAGCGCGGCGCACCCGCGGCGCATCGTGAAAGGCGACGTGCTGCTCATCGACCTGTGGGCCACCAAGCAGCAGCCCGGCGCGATGTGGGCGGACCAGACCTATATGGCCGTCGTGGGCACGCCCAGCGCCAAGCAGCAGGAGGTGTGGGCGACGATCCGCGACGCGCGCGACGCCGCCATCGCGCTGCTGATGCGCAAGCTCGCGACTGGCGAGGCGGTGCAGGGCCGCGAGGCCGACGCGGCCGCACGTGCCGTCATCGAGGCGCGCGGCTACGGCAAGTACTTCACGCACCGCACCGGCCACTCCATCGACGCGCGCGGCCTGCACGGGATGGGGCCCAACCTCGATGACCTCGAGACCCGCGACGAGCGCCAGCTACTGCCGGGCGTGGGGTTCTCGATCGAACCCGGTATCTACATCCCGGGGGAGTTCGGGATGAGGACCGAGGTGAATGCGTACGTGGGGGCGAGTGGGCTGGTGGTGACGCCTGGGGAGTATCAGCGTGAGCTCGTGGTCCTTTAA